A genomic region of Gordonia westfalica contains the following coding sequences:
- a CDS encoding phage N-6-adenine-methyltransferase yields MSGRAMGSHQCATTGDDVWLTPPHVLDALGPFDLDPCAAPAEANWTTARHHYRLPDDGLTLPWEGRVWCNPPYSNVWRWLDRLANHGTGTALIFARTETAGFQAQVWRRATAVLFLEGRLTFHHRDGSKAAANSGAPSCLVAYGTDDAGRLLDSGLPGAFVHGWSITAVDDQPSLFEEAS; encoded by the coding sequence GTGAGCGGGCGGGCGATGGGATCGCATCAGTGCGCCACCACCGGGGACGACGTGTGGCTGACACCACCGCACGTCCTCGACGCCCTCGGCCCGTTCGACCTCGACCCGTGCGCCGCACCGGCAGAAGCGAACTGGACGACCGCACGCCACCACTACCGACTACCCGACGACGGACTCACACTGCCGTGGGAAGGGCGCGTGTGGTGCAACCCGCCCTACTCCAATGTGTGGCGGTGGCTCGACCGGCTCGCCAACCACGGCACCGGCACCGCACTGATCTTCGCCCGCACCGAGACCGCCGGATTCCAGGCGCAGGTGTGGCGGCGGGCGACCGCAGTGCTGTTCCTCGAAGGGCGGCTCACCTTCCACCACCGCGATGGATCGAAGGCCGCGGCGAACAGCGGCGCACCGTCCTGCCTCGTCGCATACGGGACAGATGACGCGGGCCGACTGCTCGACAGCGGACTCCCTGGCGCGTTCGTCCATGGCTGGTCGATCACGGCAGTTGACGACCAACCATCCCTCTTCGAGGAGGCGTCATGA
- a CDS encoding WhiB family transcriptional regulator produces MSNGFHIEPSTTRMDQGRRSNTLDEKKQALGSSNTFPGANVLNRNRNVSDLPKPPAWHEGAPCASSDPDAFFPSHYGVTQTADAKRICAGCDRREVCLQWALDNREPHGVVGGTTPRERQAMWKQGAA; encoded by the coding sequence ATGAGTAACGGCTTCCACATCGAACCCTCCACCACCCGAATGGATCAGGGCAGAAGATCCAACACCCTGGACGAGAAGAAGCAGGCGTTGGGGTCGTCGAACACGTTCCCCGGTGCGAATGTGTTGAACCGCAACCGGAATGTTTCTGATCTGCCGAAACCGCCGGCCTGGCATGAGGGCGCTCCCTGCGCCTCCTCAGACCCGGACGCGTTCTTTCCCTCCCATTACGGGGTGACGCAAACCGCTGACGCGAAACGGATCTGCGCCGGCTGTGACCGCCGGGAGGTGTGTTTGCAGTGGGCGTTGGACAACCGTGAACCGCACGGTGTGGTTGGGGGTACGACTCCGCGTGAACGTCAGGCCATGTGGAAGCAGGGGGCGGCATGA
- a CDS encoding YegP family protein codes for MIVYENIPEKVSEYRGTIEVYEDEILQVDLDAKSVVARHPEWRWRCKSRNGQILAQGEGYRRRSGALNAIDTQYAARLKVGGINYDVVPRGQERQMLVCPWRVVILDRHGDIDKIGALY; via the coding sequence GTGATCGTCTACGAGAACATCCCGGAGAAGGTGTCTGAGTATCGCGGCACCATCGAGGTGTACGAGGACGAGATCTTGCAGGTCGACCTCGATGCCAAGAGCGTGGTCGCCAGACATCCCGAGTGGCGTTGGCGGTGTAAGTCCCGCAACGGTCAGATCCTCGCTCAGGGGGAAGGCTATCGGCGTAGGTCGGGGGCTCTCAACGCCATCGACACCCAGTACGCGGCGCGGTTGAAGGTTGGTGGCATCAACTACGACGTGGTCCCGCGTGGGCAAGAACGGCAGATGCTCGTCTGCCCGTGGCGTGTGGTGATCCTCGACCGCCACGGAGACATCGACAAGATCGGAGCACTCTACTGA